The Halovivax ruber XH-70 genome includes the window CGACGCGCGTCCCGTAGCCCGGCTCACCGGTCACCGTTCCGTCCTGGTAGACGACCTCGCCCCGAACGATCGTCGCCGTCGCTCGGCCGACGAACGATTCCCCTTCGAATGGGGTGACGGTGTTCTTCGAGTGGAGTGTCTCTCGATCGGTGAGGGTCCACTCGCGGTCGGGATCGACGATCGTGAGGTCGGCGTCCGTCCCGACTCGGAGCGATCCCTTCTGTGGGTACATTCCCCAGACCTGTGCCGGACGGGTCGAGTGCCGGTAGGCCCACTCGGTCAGTGAGAGGCGCCCGTCGTCGACGAACGAGAGCATCACTGGGACCTCGGTCTCCAGCCCGACGAACCCGGAGATGGCGTCCCACGTGTTGGCGAACGGATCGTCGACGAGCTTCTCCTCGTCAGTATGGGGTGCGTGATCGGTCGCGACACAGTCGATCACACCGGCGTCGAACGCCCGCCACAGTCGGTCTCGTTGCTCGGCGTCGCGAATCGGCGGCTGAATCCTGGCGACGTTGCCCTGTTCTCGAAGAACGTCCTCGGTGAACCAGAGATAATGTGGCGTCGTCTCGGCAGTGACGTCGACCCCTCGTTCACGGCCGCGAGCGACGGCTTCGGCACCCGACCCGGAGGAGACGTGGAACATGTGAATAGACGCGCCAGTCTCATCGGCGAACGTGATCATCCGTTCGATCGCTTCCTGCTCGGCGATGACGGGGCGAGAGTGAGCGTGATGGATCGGGTCGTTCTTGCCCGCCTCTCGATAGGCCGCCTCGTAGTGGTCGATTATCTCCCCGTTTTCCTCGTGGAAGCCGAGTCGTTTACCAGTCGATCGGATCCGCTCCATCGCGGCCAGAATCTCACCGTCCGTCGGGGCGGGGACGTCACCGACCGTCGACCCGAGAAAGATCTTGAACCCGATCGCACCCGCCTCGTCGAGCCCCGAAATTTGGTCGAGGTTCTCGGACGTGACGACGGCGTAACTCTGAAAGTCGACGTGGGCACCCCGCTCACCC containing:
- the allB gene encoding allantoinase AllB; this translates as MSVDLVVRNGRLLTPDGLVADAGVAIDDGTIVATGRTAQLPTGDRTFDVDGDVIAPGVVDCHIHNREPGLEYKEDWESATRAAAAGGVTTVVGMPNTEPIIDRPAHLERKFETGERGAHVDFQSYAVVTSENLDQISGLDEAGAIGFKIFLGSTVGDVPAPTDGEILAAMERIRSTGKRLGFHEENGEIIDHYEAAYREAGKNDPIHHAHSRPVIAEQEAIERMITFADETGASIHMFHVSSGSGAEAVARGRERGVDVTAETTPHYLWFTEDVLREQGNVARIQPPIRDAEQRDRLWRAFDAGVIDCVATDHAPHTDEEKLVDDPFANTWDAISGFVGLETEVPVMLSFVDDGRLSLTEWAYRHSTRPAQVWGMYPQKGSLRVGTDADLTIVDPDREWTLTDRETLHSKNTVTPFEGESFVGRATATIVRGEVVYQDGTVTGEPGYGTRVDVDEIE